The Haloferax sp. Atlit-12N genome contains a region encoding:
- a CDS encoding DoxX family protein, with translation MDFDYSQGVTGYVLVLTRLITGYWFFHAGVTKIGGFNAAGYLANAPDASPLQGFFAWAAATPWLLDFTNFMIPWGETLIGLGLIVGALVRLAAFFGGVLMVFFYLGNADWGHGLVNGDLFGLMMFVIVGTLAAGRILGLDTIIEKMEFVRQRPALKYLLG, from the coding sequence ATGGACTTCGACTACTCGCAGGGCGTCACGGGCTACGTGCTCGTGTTGACCCGCCTCATCACCGGTTACTGGTTCTTCCACGCCGGTGTGACGAAGATCGGTGGCTTCAACGCCGCGGGCTACCTCGCGAACGCCCCCGACGCCTCGCCGCTGCAGGGCTTCTTCGCGTGGGCCGCCGCGACTCCGTGGCTCCTCGACTTCACGAACTTCATGATTCCGTGGGGTGAGACGCTCATCGGCCTCGGACTCATCGTGGGTGCACTCGTCCGGCTCGCCGCCTTCTTCGGCGGCGTCCTGATGGTGTTCTTCTACCTCGGGAACGCCGACTGGGGCCACGGCTTGGTCAACGGTGACCTGTTCGGGCTGATGATGTTCGTCATCGTCGGCACCCTCGCCGCGGGCCGCATCCTCGGCCTCGACACCATCATCGAGAAGATGGAGTTCGTCCGCCAGCGCCCCGCGCTCAAGTACCTCCTCGGCTGA
- a CDS encoding ABC transporter substrate-binding protein: protein MADEDSHRPEPTRRRYLKYGSAVAAGGLLAGCTGDSTDSTTTETAGVTGDATATASTAETEPPTETETSDGSYSVSMAPVGAVEFDAVPERALTYYPVSADAAVAFGHGDAITGIGYDKELFGNTVDYYYDALDGVDFEWEELGRVTPASNPNALDRELFYELDSDVHFLDPCLLRSPSFDWTEDEVASIATDVGPWFGNYYSRTNAEPPEPCRDRYEHYTLWEYLGHIAAVFREEERYRAFKSLRDDLVARIRADLPPASERPSLAVVADTGGTFWPYDFTGDGYLWAHLRPFGMQNAFAATDAQTGSDGSYDYGAMVETAPDVVLRYWGTALGDSFRSNREEVLSDPLADEVPAFRDGRYYPSGNGMQGPIMNLFQLEMTAKQLFPDRFGAWPGYGDGESYPKIPAGERLFDRGRVADIVAGEF, encoded by the coding sequence ATGGCAGACGAAGACAGCCACCGACCGGAGCCAACGCGGCGACGGTATCTCAAGTACGGAAGCGCGGTCGCCGCGGGCGGACTGCTCGCCGGTTGCACGGGCGATTCAACGGATTCGACGACGACCGAGACCGCCGGCGTGACGGGTGATGCGACCGCGACGGCGTCGACCGCCGAGACGGAACCTCCGACCGAAACCGAGACGAGCGACGGGTCGTACTCGGTGTCGATGGCCCCGGTCGGTGCGGTCGAGTTCGACGCCGTGCCGGAACGTGCCCTGACCTACTACCCGGTCTCGGCCGACGCGGCGGTCGCCTTCGGCCACGGCGACGCCATCACTGGCATCGGCTACGACAAGGAACTGTTCGGCAACACGGTCGACTACTACTACGACGCGCTCGACGGCGTGGACTTCGAGTGGGAGGAACTCGGCCGCGTCACGCCGGCGTCCAATCCGAACGCCCTCGATAGGGAGTTGTTCTACGAACTGGACAGCGATGTTCACTTCCTCGACCCGTGTCTTCTCCGGAGTCCCTCCTTCGACTGGACTGAAGACGAGGTGGCGTCAATCGCGACCGACGTAGGCCCGTGGTTCGGCAACTACTACAGCCGGACGAACGCCGAACCGCCGGAACCCTGCCGCGACCGCTACGAGCACTACACGCTCTGGGAGTACCTCGGTCACATCGCGGCGGTGTTCCGGGAGGAAGAGCGCTACCGGGCGTTCAAGTCGCTCCGGGACGACCTCGTCGCCCGGATACGGGCGGACCTCCCGCCGGCGTCCGAGCGACCGTCCCTCGCGGTCGTCGCCGACACTGGCGGGACGTTCTGGCCGTACGACTTCACGGGAGACGGCTACCTCTGGGCGCACCTCCGCCCGTTCGGGATGCAGAACGCGTTCGCGGCGACCGACGCCCAGACCGGGTCGGACGGGTCGTACGACTACGGGGCGATGGTCGAGACTGCGCCCGACGTCGTCCTCCGGTACTGGGGGACCGCGCTTGGCGACTCGTTTCGCTCGAACCGCGAAGAGGTGCTTTCGGACCCCCTCGCGGACGAGGTGCCTGCGTTCCGCGACGGTCGGTACTACCCGTCCGGAAACGGGATGCAGGGACCGATTATGAACCTGTTCCAGCTGGAGATGACCGCCAAACAGCTCTTTCCCGACCGCTTCGGCGCGTGGCCCGGCTACGGCGACGGCGAGTCGTACCCCAAGATTCCGGCGGGAGAACGCCTGTTCGACCGCGGCCGCGTCGCCGACATCGTCGCCGGCGAGTTCTAA
- a CDS encoding TetR/AcrR family transcriptional regulator produces MTRDGRAEELEPAKRRIMEATYRALQKHGYGNLTMQDIADEFENSKALLYYHYDGKDELLVDFLDYVLAEFLNGLPRGDRTPREELETVVETLLPETLSEEAYRLQLSMFELRMNARHDEDYREGYRHIDEELTAHLRDIIERGIEAGEFEAVDPDAEAELFLSILTGTRARRLTVFEPDEPIESLRAAIDSHIDRISA; encoded by the coding sequence ATGACGCGGGACGGGCGCGCCGAGGAGCTGGAGCCGGCGAAGCGGCGTATCATGGAGGCGACGTACAGGGCGCTACAGAAACACGGCTACGGCAATCTGACGATGCAGGACATCGCCGACGAGTTCGAGAACAGCAAGGCGCTCCTGTACTATCACTACGACGGGAAAGACGAGCTACTGGTCGACTTCCTCGACTACGTGCTCGCGGAGTTCCTGAACGGCCTCCCGCGAGGGGACCGCACGCCCAGAGAGGAACTCGAAACGGTGGTCGAGACGCTCCTGCCCGAAACGCTCTCGGAGGAGGCCTACCGGCTCCAGCTCTCCATGTTCGAACTGCGGATGAACGCCCGGCACGACGAGGACTACCGCGAGGGGTACCGCCACATCGACGAGGAACTCACGGCGCACCTGCGGGATATCATCGAACGCGGAATCGAAGCCGGCGAGTTCGAGGCGGTCGACCCCGACGCCGAAGCCGAACTGTTCCTCTCGATTCTGACCGGGACGCGCGCCCGCCGACTGACGGTGTTTGAGCCCGACGAGCCAATCGAGTCGCTCCGGGCGGCTATCGACTCGCACATCGACCGCATCTCGGCGTAG
- a CDS encoding Mur ligase family CapB protein, with translation MSDTAFEVYGRGFGWCWRLRDGSEPVAHCGSHYDRSKDARMAVDRVRSAVAEGDAAATFAGPAVRSAAFVTERYPDAAGEYAADGHDWVWRLETDDETLAHSAQQYPSEDAARESITRFAAVAKGALPVFMVGAEHDWQADPDPVRVGLPSIRELLSELSRGRRHREALDRFDTRIVVSGSRGKSSTTRRLDDVFNRRGYDTFTKITGNYPVVIHNGEVYPISRLGPRTTLYENINVIGEFAPELDAYAPDDIGIFENQAITEYTTGLVNRTFVDPDVLVLTNVRNDHNDTLGRRRQDIARSLARAVPADTHVISGEQHPVIHDYMREELEHRGATIEQVEVPPRHADLIGAETVHAIDAVLEWLGEDPLPAGELDAYLDAMQPEWSRVPGGRVYNAAEVNDVESTELVRRALTEDDEQILPFVYLRIDRRGRTASFAEYVNLLAERDCIDRVRVGGAETGAFARAVDVPTTQHTPDDDAGVVLDEMLAEGDPVVLMGNTVDDFMRDMEVAIAERIAAYRDTTVAEGADSVAAVPSHTVLDSTDS, from the coding sequence GTGAGCGACACCGCTTTTGAGGTCTACGGCCGCGGCTTCGGTTGGTGTTGGCGGCTCCGAGACGGGAGCGAACCGGTCGCCCACTGCGGGAGCCACTACGACCGCTCGAAAGACGCCCGGATGGCCGTCGACCGCGTCAGAAGCGCCGTCGCCGAGGGCGACGCCGCGGCGACGTTCGCGGGACCGGCAGTTCGGTCGGCCGCGTTCGTGACCGAGCGCTACCCCGACGCCGCCGGCGAGTACGCCGCCGACGGACACGACTGGGTCTGGCGACTGGAGACTGACGACGAGACGCTCGCACACAGCGCCCAGCAGTACCCCTCCGAGGACGCCGCCCGCGAGTCGATTACGCGGTTCGCCGCGGTCGCGAAGGGCGCGCTCCCGGTGTTCATGGTCGGCGCGGAGCACGACTGGCAGGCCGACCCCGACCCGGTTCGCGTCGGCCTGCCGTCGATACGCGAACTGCTCTCTGAGCTTTCCCGCGGCCGCCGCCACCGCGAGGCACTCGACCGCTTCGACACCCGTATCGTCGTCTCCGGGTCGCGCGGGAAGTCCTCGACGACCCGCCGCCTCGACGACGTGTTCAACCGCCGGGGCTACGACACGTTCACCAAGATAACGGGTAACTACCCCGTCGTCATCCACAACGGCGAAGTCTACCCTATTTCGCGGCTCGGTCCGCGGACGACGCTCTACGAGAACATCAACGTCATCGGCGAGTTCGCCCCCGAACTCGACGCTTACGCCCCAGACGACATCGGTATCTTCGAGAACCAGGCGATTACCGAGTACACGACGGGGCTCGTCAACCGGACGTTCGTCGACCCCGACGTGCTCGTGTTGACCAACGTCCGAAACGACCACAACGACACGCTCGGCCGGCGACGACAGGACATCGCTCGGTCGCTCGCCCGGGCAGTCCCGGCGGACACCCACGTCATCAGCGGCGAGCAACATCCGGTCATTCACGACTATATGCGCGAGGAACTGGAACACCGCGGTGCGACCATCGAGCAGGTCGAGGTCCCGCCGCGCCACGCGGACCTCATCGGCGCGGAGACCGTCCACGCCATCGACGCCGTGTTGGAGTGGCTCGGCGAAGACCCGCTCCCCGCAGGCGAACTCGACGCCTACCTCGACGCGATGCAACCCGAGTGGTCACGCGTCCCCGGTGGCCGTGTCTACAACGCCGCCGAGGTCAACGACGTCGAGAGCACCGAACTCGTCCGCCGCGCCCTCACTGAGGACGACGAGCAAATCCTCCCGTTCGTCTACCTTCGCATCGACCGCCGGGGACGGACGGCCTCGTTCGCCGAGTACGTGAACCTCCTCGCCGAGCGCGACTGCATCGACCGCGTCAGGGTCGGCGGCGCAGAGACCGGCGCGTTCGCCCGCGCCGTCGACGTGCCCACAACCCAACACACCCCCGACGACGACGCCGGCGTGGTCCTCGACGAGATGCTCGCCGAGGGCGACCCGGTCGTCCTGATGGGCAACACCGTCGACGACTTCATGCGCGACATGGAGGTCGCCATCGCCGAGCGAATCGCGGCGTACAGGGATACGACGGTCGCCGAGGGTGCGGACTCCGTGGCGGCGGTCCCGAGCCACACCGTGCTCGACTCGACCGACAGCTGA
- a CDS encoding poly-gamma-glutamate biosynthesis protein PgsC/CapC produces MLIATLVAAFGFLVVAGVTQLRGYRLGGTITLGVLAVYTLKNFAMFPVFLLSTLLAYVGLDFLKRRTLIYGRSELLAAILVGTLIPVTLLATLSQFSGDVRNIAFVGSILPGLAAYNYHQMKPGHRRNDALAMLVVFAGLVAVGAALVSPGIARAVGGLTPAVLFSETSEIAVLRGAVVLDSPESSLMPRQSLVFVLVVGMLAAEWLRSQFDVRTGVIAAALVAVFTVESRWLFVLYVVVAALSYLFITAVHRRTLRYGRVLLGAGSAFAVVVTLGFTVLLPISRGLAAFFVGVVAGVMAYNAHATAPKERQLVAPLQLAVFVPMLLLVRALAAPGPNGFPQALSVPVVTAGVVVTLGAFAFAYVQTVRQPDDDAVLSASVLSGGDGS; encoded by the coding sequence ATGCTAATCGCCACTCTCGTCGCTGCGTTCGGCTTCCTCGTCGTCGCCGGCGTAACCCAACTTCGCGGCTACCGACTCGGCGGCACGATTACGCTCGGCGTGCTCGCCGTCTACACGCTCAAGAACTTCGCGATGTTCCCGGTGTTCCTCCTGAGCACCCTGCTCGCGTACGTCGGTCTCGACTTCTTGAAGCGCCGGACGCTCATTTACGGCCGCAGCGAACTCCTCGCGGCGATTCTCGTCGGGACACTCATCCCGGTGACGCTGTTGGCGACGCTCTCTCAGTTCTCGGGCGACGTTCGAAATATTGCCTTCGTCGGCAGCATCCTGCCGGGGCTGGCTGCCTACAACTACCACCAGATGAAACCGGGCCACCGCCGGAACGACGCGCTCGCGATGCTCGTCGTCTTCGCCGGCCTCGTGGCCGTCGGCGCGGCGCTCGTTTCGCCGGGAATCGCGCGGGCCGTCGGCGGGCTCACGCCCGCGGTGCTGTTCAGCGAGACTTCAGAAATTGCGGTCCTCCGCGGGGCGGTCGTGCTCGACTCGCCCGAGTCGTCGCTCATGCCTCGCCAGAGCCTCGTGTTCGTGCTCGTCGTCGGGATGCTCGCCGCCGAGTGGCTTCGCTCACAGTTCGACGTGCGGACCGGCGTTATCGCCGCCGCACTCGTGGCCGTGTTCACGGTCGAGAGCCGCTGGTTGTTCGTTCTCTACGTCGTCGTCGCCGCGTTGTCGTATCTCTTCATCACGGCCGTCCACCGCCGGACGCTCCGGTACGGGCGGGTGCTCTTGGGTGCGGGGTCGGCGTTCGCCGTCGTCGTTACTCTCGGGTTCACCGTTTTGCTCCCTATCTCGCGCGGCCTCGCGGCGTTCTTCGTCGGCGTCGTCGCGGGCGTCATGGCGTACAACGCTCACGCGACCGCGCCGAAAGAGCGGCAGCTCGTCGCCCCGCTCCAACTCGCCGTGTTCGTCCCGATGCTGCTTCTCGTCCGCGCGCTCGCGGCCCCCGGACCCAACGGCTTCCCGCAGGCGCTTTCGGTGCCGGTGGTCACCGCCGGGGTCGTCGTCACGCTCGGCGCGTTCGCCTTCGCGTATGTCCAGACCGTGCGGCAACCGGACGACGACGCCGTGCTCTCGGCGTCGGTGCTCTCGGGAGGTGACGGGTCGTGA
- a CDS encoding DUF1028 domain-containing protein has product MTPRPSTFSIVARDPEQDAVGVAVQSKFVSVGSVVPFVSADAGAIATQSFANVAYGPDGLDLLREGHSAEEVVAELTDADDEAPSRQVGVVGTDGSIAAFTGDECFDVAGDIQGDHYTVQGNILENEATLDAMAEAFETTDGSLPERLLAALHAGNDAGGDKRGEQSAAMYIAKPEGGYDGGNDRWVDVRVDDHDHPIDELERVFKLYDITLLEREAPAETMSLSGETAEAVLETLSELGFYDGTTSSEFDDEAVAALESFRGMNNFENHSLSVLEDAIARGWDDVDSGETASEGEGEAADKDDSPDGLDGEARLIEAIWQGLSRLDRK; this is encoded by the coding sequence ATGACACCGCGACCGTCGACCTTCTCAATCGTCGCCCGCGACCCCGAACAGGACGCCGTCGGCGTCGCCGTCCAGTCGAAGTTTGTGAGCGTCGGCTCCGTCGTCCCGTTCGTCAGCGCTGACGCCGGCGCAATCGCCACCCAGAGCTTCGCGAACGTCGCCTACGGCCCCGACGGATTGGACCTCCTGCGCGAGGGGCACTCGGCCGAGGAAGTCGTCGCCGAACTGACCGACGCCGACGACGAGGCCCCGAGCAGGCAGGTCGGCGTCGTGGGGACGGACGGGAGCATTGCGGCGTTCACCGGCGACGAGTGCTTCGACGTGGCCGGCGACATCCAGGGAGACCACTACACCGTTCAGGGGAACATCCTCGAAAACGAGGCGACACTCGACGCGATGGCCGAGGCGTTCGAGACGACCGACGGCAGCCTCCCAGAACGCCTGCTCGCGGCGCTCCACGCCGGCAACGACGCCGGTGGCGACAAGCGCGGTGAGCAGTCGGCGGCGATGTACATCGCCAAGCCCGAGGGCGGCTACGACGGCGGCAACGACCGCTGGGTCGACGTGCGCGTCGACGACCACGACCACCCGATAGACGAACTCGAACGCGTGTTCAAGCTGTACGACATCACGCTCTTGGAGCGCGAAGCGCCCGCCGAAACCATGTCGCTGTCGGGCGAGACTGCCGAGGCGGTCCTCGAAACGCTCTCCGAACTCGGCTTCTACGACGGGACGACGAGCAGCGAGTTCGACGACGAGGCCGTCGCGGCGCTCGAATCGTTCCGAGGCATGAACAACTTCGAGAACCACTCGCTTTCGGTCCTCGAAGACGCCATCGCCCGCGGCTGGGACGACGTTGATAGCGGGGAGACAGCAAGCGAGGGCGAGGGCGAGGCAGCGGACAAAGACGATTCGCCGGACGGACTCGACGGAGAAGCGCGGCTCATCGAAGCGATTTGGCAGGGCCTCAGCAGGCTCGATAGGAAGTAA
- a CDS encoding PAS domain S-box protein, whose product MTASESPHVVYVDDDSALLDLGETYLRKLSSFEVTTCADPEAVLDIVCDSDIDCVVSDYDMPAMTGVELLETVREEHGSLPFILFTGKGSEEVASDAISAGVTDYLQKQPSSEQYELLVNRIENSVSEHRATRRAERYETVLEALGYPVYVVDERGQFTYVNDAFADLSGYAVEEILGGGPELVKDDGDVRKAAGELGGILSSSGPDTTQFEIEIRTADGEAVPCRDHMGYLPYEGEEFRGSVGILRDISDEQARRDELARDEHIIRAAGDPVYSLDADDRIEHVNDAFADLVGHDRERVLGSHLSSYLPDADYETYESLRASLGDGAETDRLTFETTLLAADGDGRDCVPMECHLALLHDDDFEVVGTTGILRDISERLAQEAELSLMRRAIDEASVGITITGPSEDDCPIVYANAAFEELTGYDADEVLGENHRVLRGPDTDEEDCERFREAIADEVPCSIELLNYRRDGTPFWNQCEITPVRDDDGSVTNYIGFQREVTERNARQRLLERQNERLSEFTRVVSHDLRTPLTTARGYFDIVAESPDDADPEDLRKLGQSLDRVEELLSDLTMLATQGETVVETEPLDFWHAAERAWETVPTADAELRFDRTDGGASPTVAADESRLRQLLENLFENAVDHGGSEVTVTVGRTHDGFYVEDDGDGFPDDRSPAECFETGVSERRGGGLGLAIVKRIAAAHDWTPTAERGSTGGARFVFTESATAARPSVQRQRSDD is encoded by the coding sequence ATGACTGCCTCGGAATCCCCACACGTCGTCTACGTAGACGACGATTCGGCGCTCTTGGACCTCGGCGAGACGTACCTTCGAAAGCTCTCTTCGTTCGAGGTGACGACCTGTGCGGATCCCGAAGCCGTACTCGATATCGTTTGTGATTCTGACATCGACTGCGTGGTCAGCGACTACGACATGCCGGCGATGACCGGCGTCGAACTCCTCGAGACGGTCCGCGAGGAACACGGCTCGCTCCCTTTCATCCTCTTTACTGGCAAGGGGAGCGAGGAGGTCGCGAGCGACGCCATCTCCGCGGGCGTCACCGACTACCTGCAGAAACAGCCCTCCTCCGAGCAGTACGAACTGCTCGTCAACCGCATCGAAAACAGCGTCTCGGAGCACCGGGCGACCCGTCGCGCGGAGCGCTACGAGACCGTCCTCGAAGCCCTCGGCTACCCCGTGTACGTCGTCGACGAGCGCGGGCAGTTCACCTACGTGAACGACGCCTTCGCGGACCTCTCGGGTTACGCCGTCGAGGAGATTCTCGGGGGCGGCCCGGAACTCGTGAAGGACGACGGAGACGTGCGGAAGGCGGCCGGCGAGCTCGGGGGGATTCTCTCGTCGAGCGGCCCCGACACGACCCAGTTCGAAATCGAGATACGGACCGCCGACGGCGAGGCGGTGCCGTGCCGCGACCACATGGGGTATCTGCCCTACGAGGGCGAGGAGTTCCGCGGCTCGGTCGGCATCCTCCGGGACATCTCCGACGAGCAGGCCCGCCGGGACGAACTCGCACGTGACGAGCACATCATCCGCGCCGCGGGCGACCCGGTCTACTCCCTCGACGCCGACGACCGCATCGAGCACGTCAACGACGCCTTCGCCGACCTCGTCGGCCACGACCGCGAGCGCGTCCTCGGCTCGCACCTCTCGTCGTACCTCCCCGACGCGGACTACGAGACCTACGAGTCGCTCCGGGCGTCGCTCGGCGACGGCGCGGAGACAGACCGGCTCACCTTCGAGACGACGCTCCTCGCGGCGGACGGCGACGGCCGTGACTGCGTGCCCATGGAGTGTCATCTCGCGCTCCTGCACGACGACGATTTCGAGGTCGTCGGCACGACGGGCATCCTCCGGGACATCTCCGAGCGACTGGCACAGGAGGCCGAACTGTCGCTGATGCGCCGCGCCATCGACGAGGCCTCGGTCGGCATCACTATCACGGGCCCGAGCGAGGACGACTGTCCCATCGTCTACGCGAACGCCGCCTTCGAAGAGCTCACCGGCTACGACGCCGACGAGGTTCTCGGCGAGAACCACCGCGTCCTGCGGGGACCGGACACCGACGAGGAGGACTGCGAGCGGTTCCGCGAAGCCATCGCCGACGAGGTGCCGTGCAGTATCGAACTCCTCAACTACCGCCGCGACGGGACGCCGTTTTGGAACCAATGCGAGATAACGCCGGTCCGCGACGACGACGGGAGCGTCACGAACTACATCGGCTTCCAGCGCGAGGTGACGGAACGCAACGCCCGCCAGCGTCTGCTCGAACGGCAGAACGAGCGTCTCAGCGAGTTCACGCGCGTCGTCTCCCACGATCTCCGGACGCCGCTCACGACCGCCCGGGGCTACTTCGACATCGTCGCCGAGTCGCCCGACGACGCGGACCCCGAGGACCTCCGAAAGCTCGGTCAGAGTCTGGACCGCGTCGAGGAGTTGCTCTCGGACCTGACGATGCTCGCCACGCAAGGCGAGACTGTCGTCGAGACGGAGCCGCTCGACTTCTGGCACGCGGCCGAGCGGGCGTGGGAGACCGTCCCGACCGCCGACGCCGAACTGCGGTTCGACCGGACGGACGGCGGCGCGTCACCGACCGTCGCGGCCGACGAGAGCAGGCTCCGACAGCTCCTCGAAAACCTGTTCGAGAACGCCGTCGACCACGGTGGCTCCGAGGTGACGGTGACTGTCGGTCGGACTCATGACGGCTTCTACGTCGAGGACGACGGCGACGGTTTTCCCGACGACCGCTCGCCCGCGGAGTGCTTCGAGACCGGCGTGAGCGAGCGCCGCGGCGGCGGCCTCGGCCTCGCTATCGTCAAGCGAATCGCGGCCGCCCACGACTGGACGCCGACCGCGGAGCGCGGTTCGACCGGTGGCGCTCGGTTCGTCTTCACCGAGTCGGCGACGGCCGCGAGGCCGTCCGTGCAGCGACAGCGGAGCGACGACTGA
- a CDS encoding response regulator transcription factor, giving the protein MTHTILIAEDDEPMRQMIVETLSAYDVVPVEDGEAAWAYLTDDDAPDPALAIFDVMMPELDGFGTLERLRGADDDDLASLPVVVLTSRGREADVLRALDLDATDFVTKPFRPFELRARVERILS; this is encoded by the coding sequence ATGACACACACGATACTCATTGCCGAAGACGACGAACCGATGCGACAGATGATAGTCGAGACGCTCTCGGCGTACGACGTGGTGCCCGTCGAGGACGGTGAGGCCGCGTGGGCGTATCTGACCGACGACGACGCGCCGGACCCCGCCCTCGCCATCTTCGACGTGATGATGCCCGAACTCGACGGGTTCGGGACGCTCGAACGACTTCGCGGGGCGGACGACGACGACCTCGCGTCGCTCCCTGTCGTCGTTCTCACCTCCCGCGGGCGCGAGGCCGACGTGCTCCGGGCGCTCGACCTCGATGCTACCGACTTCGTGACCAAACCCTTCAGACCGTTCGAACTGCGCGCCCGCGTCGAACGAATCCTCTCATGA